The genomic window GAAGCGCTCAGCAAAAAGGCCAGCCCTAACATCAAAACCGACACGAATGGCCTCCCGGAGCCTATCTACGATCTCTGTATGGCCCGTGGTGCGTCGGCAAGGCCTTCAAGTACCAGCGTGAGACGCTGCACCCGGCGCATTGCATACTCAAGCCACGCGCCGCCGTCCTGCAGCTACTCAGACACAACCCTCCGTGCCGGGTTTACCGTAACAGGTCCTGCGTGGTCACTCGGTGGTATATGGGCATAGACACCCTTGCCTATTCCCCCGGCACGCGCCACGACGGCAGCACACCCACCACGCAGGACCACACAGGCTCCCCAGGCACATCAGGCGGAGCGCTCCCTTCACGCGCTCCACACAACGTGGATCATGCCAAATCCAATAGTTAACCGCATGTCTTTTCAAGGATGACCTTTGACAGACCGCTGTCGCCCATCTGGCAACAATCTGTTCCCTCGCTTGCGCTGGCGACCCTAGCCGGTTTCGGCCAGACTCCCGCCATGACTCGCCGCCACACTTACGCTTTGCTGACGTTATGTATCAGCCTTGCCTTCGCGCCTGCGGTGACGCGGGCCGCGGCAGATACCTATCGTTATGACCCGGTGCACAGCCAGATCGTTTTCAGCATCGATCACGACGGCTTTTCGCGGCCGCTGGGAAGGCTGCATATCGCCAACGGGTGGCTGCGTTTCGACCCTGACGATTGGTCACATTCCGCCACCGAACTGGACATCGACATGAATAGTCTCGACATGGGCGATGCGGCCTGGAACAGCGCGGTGTGCAAATCCTCGTTGCTCGACTGCAAGACGTATCCCACCGCGCACTTCGCCAGCACCTCGGTGGAGCGCAAGGATGCAACGCATGGCGTGCTGCATGGCGTGCTTGAACTGCATGGCACGCATCAGCCTATGGATATTCCATTTCGTGTGAACCGTATCGGCAAAACCATTTACGGCCTGCATACCATTGCAGGCTTCTCGGCGACGGCTTCACTCGATCGCACCGCGTTCGGCATCAACGGCTTTCCTAATGCCATCGGCCATGACGTAGCGATCTGGCTGGAACTGGAAGGCATTCGCGACAGTCAGACATCTACCGACGACAAGGAGCATCCATGAGCTTGCGCAGTGACAACCGGCAATGGGGATCGGTCGCCAAGTTCTTCCACTGGATCGTGGCCCTGGGGATCCTTGGCAACGGTGTGTGGGGGTTGTTGATGACCGACATGTCGCCGTCAATGAGCAAGATCAACGTCTATGCGCTGCACAAGTCGATCGGGTTGACCATACTCGCCTTGTTCCTGCTGCGTGTTGCGTGGCGGCTTTACGATCGCGCCCCACCGGATGAACCCGCGCCGCGCTGGCAGCGCATCGCCGCGCATGCAACCCATGTGCTGCTGTACTTCTTCATCCTGGCGCTGCCTTTGAGCGGCTGGATGTACAACTCGCTGCACGGCTACCCGTTGCAATGGTTCAAGCTGTTCAATCTGCCCGCGTTGGCGGCCAAGAATGACGAACTGGCACATACCGTCCGCAACGTGCACGAATACCTGTTCTATCTGCTGTTGCTGGTGCTGATCGGGCACGTCGGCGCCGCACTGAAACACCATGTCTTCGATCGGGACAACGTCTTGCGCCGGATGCTGCCGTTCGGCCGTGTGCGTTCGACCAAAGCCACCTTAGGAGAACTTCCGTGAACCGACTCCCCTATCGCACCCTCGCCGTGCTGTTCGCCCTGGCTGCCCCGTTCGCCGCCAGCGCTGCCGACTACACCGTACAGCCCGGCAGCACGTTGGGCTTTACCAGCAGTTTCCAGGGCAGCGACTTCAACGGTCAGTTCAACAAGTGGACCGCCGCCATCAGCTATGACGCCGCCAAGCTGGCTAATTCCAAATTCGATGTGACAGTCGATCTGTCCAGTGCCAAGACCGGCGACAGCGATCGTGACAGCGCCCTGCCCGGCCCCGATTTCTTCGATGCCGCGAAATACCCGCAGGCGCACTTCGTCACTACCGGCTTTCGTCAGCAAGGCAGCCAGGTGATTGCCGATGGCACACTGACCCTGCGCGGCGTCACCAAGCCGGTGAGCCTCAACGTGACCTTCAAGCCCCAGGGCAGCGGTGCCACACTCGATGTCGGCGGCAGCGTCAACCGGCTCGACTTCGGCGTGGGTGGCGGCCAATACAAGGACACATCGGTGATTGGTGCGGATGTGAAAGTGACGGCGCATCTGGTGCTCAACGCCAAATAAGCCCTGACTCAGAACCCACAACACGTCATTCCCGCAAAAGCGGAGGCGCTTCATAACAGCGAAGCTGGCCAATCCACTTTCTGCTGCAAAAGATCAAGGTGGATTCCCGCTTTCGCGGGAATGACGGCTGTCCAAGTTGCGCCCCAAGCCGATCCAGCGCGACACCGCAGCGGCATCGAACGGCCAGTCCAGCTCCCGTCCATCGCGCAAATCGAGCAATACCGGCACGCGCGTGCCGTAACGCTGCTCAAGATCCGCGTGATCGTCGACCCATACGCTATCGAAATCAGGCGCCCGCGCCTCCGCCAGCACGGCCAGCGCCTGGTCGCACAGGTGACAGTAATCGCGTTGATAGAGCACCAGATCCGCCATACGTGCGCTTGCAGAATGCCGTGATTGAAACGCACGCGTAGAATAGCCAGTTCATCCCCGTCATCGCAGTGCCCCCATGGCTGTCAGCGCTTTCGACATTTTCAAGATCGGCATCGGTCCGTCGTCCTCCCATACCGTTGGCCCCATGCGTGCCGCCGCCCGTTTTTCAGAACGCTGGCTAGAAGAGAAAGGCGTGCTCGACCGCGTCGTTCGCATCCGTGCGGAGCTGTATGGGTCGCTGGCCATGACCGGCCGTGGCCACGGCACGGACAAGGCGGTGATCCTGGGTTTCGAAGGCGAGCATCCCGACACGGTCGATCCGGATCACATTCCGGACATCCTCAAGCGTGTACGCACCGGCAAACGTATCCGCGTCCTTGGCAAGCACGAGATCGAGTTCGACGAAAAGCGCGACCTGATCTTCAACAAACGTCAGAAGCTGCCCTTCCATACCAACGGCATGCGCTTCTCGGCGTATGACGCCGAGGGCAACGAACTGGCTACGCGTGACTATTACTCCGTCGGCGGCGGCTTCGTCGTCAATCACGATGAGGCCGCGGAAGACCGCATTGTCGCGGACACCACCGAGCAACCTTATCCCTTCGACAGTGGCGAAAAATTGCTGGCGCTATGCCAGCAGCACGGGTTGACCATCGCGCAACTGATGATGGAAAACGAAAAGGTCTGGCGTACGGAGACAGAAATCCGCACAGGCTTGCTGACCATCTGGAAGGCGATGCAAGGTTGTGTCGAACGTGGATTGCGTTCGCCGGGTGTGCTGCCCGGCGGCTTGAAGGTAACGCGCCGCGCACCGGCGATGGCCGCTGAATTGCGCAACCAGCCCGAGGCATCGCTGAAAGATCCGCTCACCATCCTGGACTGGGTGAACCTCTACGCACTCGCCGTCAACGAAGAAAACGCCGCCGGCGGCCGTGTGGTGACTGCACCAACCAACGGCGCGGCCGGCATTGTGCCGGCCGTATTGCACTACTACCACCGCTTTTGTCCCAAGTCGGACGAAAACGGTGTCATCGACTTCATGCTTACCGCCGCCGCAATCGGCATTCTCTACAAGGAAAACGCCTCGATTTCCGGCGCCGAAGTAGGTTGCCAGGGCGAGGTCGGCGTCGCCTGTTCGATGGCCGCCGGTGGCCTTACCGCAGCACTTGGCGGCAGCGTGTGGCAAATCGAGAATGCCGCGGAAATCGGCATGGAACACAACCTGGGCCTCACCTGCGACCCGATCGGCGGCCTGGTGCAGATCCCCTGCATCGAGCGTAACGCCATGGGTTCCGTGAAAGCGATCAATGCCAGCCGCATGGCCTTGAAGAGCGATGGCAAACATCGCGTGTCGCTGGACAAGGTGATCAAGACCAT from Dyella caseinilytica includes these protein-coding regions:
- a CDS encoding YceI family protein; translation: MTRRHTYALLTLCISLAFAPAVTRAAADTYRYDPVHSQIVFSIDHDGFSRPLGRLHIANGWLRFDPDDWSHSATELDIDMNSLDMGDAAWNSAVCKSSLLDCKTYPTAHFASTSVERKDATHGVLHGVLELHGTHQPMDIPFRVNRIGKTIYGLHTIAGFSATASLDRTAFGINGFPNAIGHDVAIWLELEGIRDSQTSTDDKEHP
- a CDS encoding cytochrome b, with the translated sequence MSLRSDNRQWGSVAKFFHWIVALGILGNGVWGLLMTDMSPSMSKINVYALHKSIGLTILALFLLRVAWRLYDRAPPDEPAPRWQRIAAHATHVLLYFFILALPLSGWMYNSLHGYPLQWFKLFNLPALAAKNDELAHTVRNVHEYLFYLLLLVLIGHVGAALKHHVFDRDNVLRRMLPFGRVRSTKATLGELP
- a CDS encoding YceI family protein, with protein sequence MNRLPYRTLAVLFALAAPFAASAADYTVQPGSTLGFTSSFQGSDFNGQFNKWTAAISYDAAKLANSKFDVTVDLSSAKTGDSDRDSALPGPDFFDAAKYPQAHFVTTGFRQQGSQVIADGTLTLRGVTKPVSLNVTFKPQGSGATLDVGGSVNRLDFGVGGGQYKDTSVIGADVKVTAHLVLNAK
- a CDS encoding glutaredoxin family protein, with product MADLVLYQRDYCHLCDQALAVLAEARAPDFDSVWVDDHADLEQRYGTRVPVLLDLRDGRELDWPFDAAAVSRWIGLGRNLDSRHSRESGNPP
- a CDS encoding L-serine ammonia-lyase, with the translated sequence MAVSAFDIFKIGIGPSSSHTVGPMRAAARFSERWLEEKGVLDRVVRIRAELYGSLAMTGRGHGTDKAVILGFEGEHPDTVDPDHIPDILKRVRTGKRIRVLGKHEIEFDEKRDLIFNKRQKLPFHTNGMRFSAYDAEGNELATRDYYSVGGGFVVNHDEAAEDRIVADTTEQPYPFDSGEKLLALCQQHGLTIAQLMMENEKVWRTETEIRTGLLTIWKAMQGCVERGLRSPGVLPGGLKVTRRAPAMAAELRNQPEASLKDPLTILDWVNLYALAVNEENAAGGRVVTAPTNGAAGIVPAVLHYYHRFCPKSDENGVIDFMLTAAAIGILYKENASISGAEVGCQGEVGVACSMAAGGLTAALGGSVWQIENAAEIGMEHNLGLTCDPIGGLVQIPCIERNAMGSVKAINASRMALKSDGKHRVSLDKVIKTMRDTGRDMKDKYKETSRGGLAVNVIEC